One part of the Bacillus sp. FJAT-45350 genome encodes these proteins:
- a CDS encoding IS3 family transposase yields the protein MPKKVASFSDGSGGLSRKAQTAISFELKENYRLKDVLYVVGIPESSYHYHVKRIKEVNPDQELETYIQSIFEENNGNYGYRRIHLELRNRGIDVNHKKVQRIMNQLGLKGDKFRRKTRNYSSYKGNIGTIAKNRINRRFFTNVCHQKLATDITEFKCLDGVKLYLNPIMDMCNGEILSHGISMRPTLELALDPLDEALEIVKGSKYRTTIHSDQGWHYQHKKVG from the coding sequence ATACCTAAAAAAGTTGCGAGCTTTTCAGATGGATCCGGAGGGCTATCTCGAAAAGCACAAACAGCAATATCATTCGAACTCAAAGAAAACTACCGATTAAAAGATGTTTTATATGTGGTTGGTATTCCTGAATCATCGTACCACTATCATGTAAAGCGAATAAAAGAAGTGAATCCCGATCAAGAGCTTGAAACATATATTCAATCTATTTTTGAAGAGAATAATGGTAACTATGGTTACCGTCGTATCCATTTAGAATTGAGAAACCGTGGGATTGACGTAAATCACAAGAAGGTTCAACGTATAATGAATCAACTTGGACTCAAAGGAGATAAGTTCAGACGAAAAACACGCAATTATAGTTCTTACAAAGGGAATATCGGTACAATTGCGAAGAATCGTATTAACCGTCGTTTCTTTACAAATGTGTGCCATCAAAAATTAGCAACAGATATCACAGAATTTAAATGTTTAGATGGAGTGAAACTGTATCTGAACCCCATTATGGATATGTGTAACGGTGAAATTCTATCGCATGGGATAAGTATGCGCCCGACCTTAGAGCTTGCACTTGATCCTCTCGATGAGGCTCTTGAAATTGTAAAGGGTTCAAAGTATAGAACAACGATACATTCTGACCAAGGTTGGCATTATCAACATAAAAAAGTGGGTTAA
- a CDS encoding helix-turn-helix domain-containing protein, with amino-acid sequence MAKYSEEFKLIVVIEYQEGNLSYVNLAKKHGMRDSTAIQKWVKVYEKFGVDGLMKKNKNQTYSVQFKLNVISFMQRTGSSRTEAALHFGLTNPSTVSTWKKAFLEGGPEALVGVKGMKPLSDKAKDKKIKPTEEKEMTYEQELKRENELLRLEVEYLKKLRAFQMDPEGYLEKHKQQYHSNSKKTTD; translated from the coding sequence ATGGCTAAATATAGTGAAGAATTTAAATTAATAGTAGTAATAGAGTATCAAGAAGGAAACCTATCATATGTCAACTTGGCAAAGAAACATGGGATGCGAGATAGCACTGCAATACAAAAATGGGTAAAAGTATACGAAAAATTTGGAGTGGACGGTTTGATGAAGAAGAATAAGAATCAAACTTATTCTGTTCAATTTAAACTGAATGTTATAAGCTTTATGCAGAGAACAGGTTCTTCAAGGACAGAAGCTGCCCTTCACTTTGGATTAACAAACCCTTCTACAGTTAGCACATGGAAGAAAGCTTTTTTGGAAGGTGGTCCTGAAGCCCTGGTTGGAGTGAAAGGAATGAAACCTTTGTCTGATAAAGCTAAGGATAAAAAAATCAAACCTACTGAAGAGAAAGAAATGACATATGAACAAGAATTAAAAAGAGAAAACGAGCTTCTTCGTTTAGAAGTAGAATACCTAAAAAAGTTGCGAGCTTTTCAGATGGATCCGGAGGGCTATCTCGAAAAGCACAAACAGCAATATCATTCGAACTCAAAGAAAACTACCGATTAA
- a CDS encoding D-alanine--D-alanine ligase family protein encodes MKIAVLYGGTSAEREVSLSSGKGIIAALEKKGHDVIGIDFHPDRINEILSLDVDIVYIGLHGRFGEDGRIQGLLDMVGLPYVGSGVLGSALAMDKAKAKHFFQREGIRVAKERVLYKHNYKKDAAEINFPFPAVVKPNQEGSTIGITFANNQEELKQGIEAAFKHDDTVLVEEFVSGREVTVAVLGQKGEEKALPVVEIVSKNTYYDYEAKYAPGMSEHIVPAQFKAEVTESLQKNAVLAHQSLGCDVYSRVDFIVPTDGTEPVILEVNTLPGMTPTSLYPDAAREYGLSYEEMIETFVQLSFKK; translated from the coding sequence ATGAAAATAGCTGTACTATATGGTGGAACGTCTGCTGAGAGAGAGGTATCCTTATCCTCAGGTAAAGGTATTATCGCAGCACTCGAGAAAAAAGGTCATGATGTAATTGGTATTGACTTTCACCCCGATAGAATAAATGAAATTTTATCATTAGATGTTGATATTGTGTATATTGGATTACATGGGCGGTTCGGTGAAGATGGTCGAATTCAAGGGCTATTAGATATGGTCGGATTACCGTATGTAGGGTCAGGGGTTCTTGGCTCAGCTTTAGCAATGGATAAGGCGAAAGCAAAGCACTTCTTCCAAAGAGAAGGAATTCGTGTAGCTAAAGAAAGAGTTCTATATAAACACAACTATAAAAAAGATGCAGCAGAAATTAATTTTCCTTTTCCTGCAGTTGTTAAGCCCAATCAAGAAGGATCTACAATTGGTATTACGTTTGCTAACAACCAAGAAGAACTAAAACAAGGAATAGAAGCGGCATTTAAGCACGATGATACGGTTCTAGTGGAGGAATTTGTTTCAGGAAGAGAAGTTACAGTGGCGGTACTTGGTCAAAAAGGGGAAGAAAAGGCATTACCAGTCGTGGAAATTGTCTCAAAAAATACGTACTATGACTATGAAGCGAAGTATGCACCCGGAATGAGTGAGCATATAGTTCCAGCTCAATTTAAAGCGGAAGTAACAGAATCTTTACAGAAAAATGCTGTTCTCGCACATCAATCTCTTGGTTGTGATGTCTATTCTCGGGTTGACTTTATTGTACCAACTGATGGTACAGAGCCGGTAATATTAGAGGTAAATACATTACCTGGAATGACGCCAACAAGTTTGTATCCAGATGCAGCTCGAGAGTATGGTTTATCTTACGAGGAAATGATTGAAACATTTGTTCAGTTATCATTTAAAAAATAA
- a CDS encoding metallophosphoesterase — protein MIFIVVGILICVFITIYMFVEAHRNRVNMFELFPDAFPKSFDGMKVFFISDIHFRRINEKILEKIRGKADIIVIGGDLLEKKVPFDRVKKNIEVLRSIAPTYFVWGNNDYEGDFRSLDALLLEKNVTILDNKAISLEMENEKIYLLGVDDVGHKRDRLDYALSDCDHSSFRLLVSHNPEIIDKITEDDGIGLLLSGHTHGGQIRFWGFGLGEVGSLKKHGNFLHLNSNGYGTTRVPFRLGAPSETHLLTLRAKKDK, from the coding sequence ATGATATTCATTGTAGTTGGAATTTTAATTTGTGTATTCATCACTATTTATATGTTCGTTGAAGCACACCGAAATAGAGTGAATATGTTTGAACTTTTTCCAGATGCCTTTCCCAAGTCATTTGATGGGATGAAGGTTTTTTTTATTTCTGATATTCACTTTAGAAGAATTAATGAAAAGATACTTGAGAAAATACGCGGAAAAGCCGATATTATCGTTATAGGAGGAGACCTACTTGAAAAGAAGGTTCCTTTCGATAGGGTAAAAAAGAATATAGAAGTACTGCGTTCTATAGCCCCGACTTACTTTGTCTGGGGGAACAATGATTATGAAGGTGACTTTAGGAGTTTAGATGCTCTCTTATTGGAGAAAAATGTAACGATATTAGATAATAAAGCTATATCTCTAGAAATGGAAAATGAAAAAATTTATCTGCTTGGAGTAGATGATGTTGGACATAAAAGAGATCGATTAGACTATGCACTTTCCGATTGTGATCATAGTAGCTTTAGGTTATTAGTTAGTCATAATCCGGAGATCATTGATAAGATTACAGAGGATGATGGAATTGGATTATTATTATCTGGCCATACGCACGGTGGCCAGATTAGGTTTTGGGGATTTGGACTTGGAGAAGTTGGCTCGTTAAAGAAGCATGGGAATTTCCTACATTTAAATAGTAATGGTTATGGTACGACAAGAGTTCCTTTTCGTTTAGGAGCCCCATCTGAGACACATTTACTAACCTTAAGAGCGAAAAAAGATAAATAA
- a CDS encoding MerR family transcriptional regulator, translating into MASNEGKYNIKAISNMLGIQAGTLRAWERRYQIIEPVRNQAGHRLYTDEHVSKLKWLIDKVNKGFTIGQAVGLMEKGEFTSDINVEAHFDDKSVKMADDILSALLKFEESKAQELLNHAFSLFSIEKVAVDILGKLLVKVGNMWERGEITVAHEHYISAFLRTRIGNVFHGYPIDSFLPKVVAVCGPNETHEIGLLIFMLYLRQKGFEVIYIGAGVPKKDVQFVLEEVEAKFFFTSCTMVENLKETIELIDMVDENFSEVVIGVGGGALKALSKKQQEDYKKYMVGNTKEEWEQWLSKFLLL; encoded by the coding sequence ATGGCATCGAATGAGGGCAAATATAATATTAAAGCTATTTCTAATATGCTTGGAATACAGGCAGGTACTTTACGTGCGTGGGAAAGAAGGTATCAAATTATTGAGCCTGTCAGAAATCAAGCTGGTCATCGTTTGTATACAGATGAACATGTTTCTAAGTTAAAATGGTTAATTGATAAAGTGAATAAAGGGTTTACTATTGGACAGGCTGTTGGTCTTATGGAAAAAGGTGAATTCACATCGGATATAAATGTAGAAGCTCATTTTGATGATAAATCAGTAAAAATGGCAGATGATATTTTGTCTGCGCTTCTGAAGTTCGAGGAATCAAAAGCTCAGGAGTTGCTTAACCATGCATTTAGTTTATTTAGTATTGAAAAGGTAGCTGTAGATATACTAGGAAAACTCTTGGTAAAAGTCGGTAATATGTGGGAGCGCGGTGAAATAACCGTAGCTCATGAGCATTATATTTCCGCCTTTTTACGTACAAGAATAGGCAATGTGTTTCATGGCTATCCAATTGATAGTTTTCTGCCCAAGGTAGTTGCTGTCTGTGGCCCAAATGAGACACATGAAATCGGTCTACTCATTTTTATGCTTTATTTACGTCAAAAGGGGTTTGAAGTGATTTATATAGGAGCTGGAGTTCCGAAGAAAGATGTTCAGTTTGTATTAGAAGAGGTAGAGGCGAAGTTCTTCTTTACTTCTTGTACAATGGTTGAAAATCTTAAGGAAACTATTGAGTTAATCGATATGGTTGATGAAAATTTCTCTGAAGTTGTTATTGGTGTTGGGGGAGGAGCTCTAAAAGCCCTGTCGAAAAAGCAACAAGAAGATTATAAAAAATATATGGTTGGTAATACAAAGGAAGAATGGGAACAGTGGCTATCTAAGTTTTTATTACTGTAA
- a CDS encoding genetic competence negative regulator: MRLERLDVDKIKIFLTYDDLSERGLSKEDLWLDVPKVHDLFRDLMLEANDELGFKADGPVAVEVFSLPAQGMVIIVTKGNPEEQDIDDDYDDGYIEMQVTLDESDEIFYEFENFEDIIGLASRLYPFGVTAGTLISFNDKFYLRFDEHDIYGINEESLIAILAEFGNPSTITSYRVFEYGKVLMELEAIYRTYHTFINRKK, from the coding sequence ATGAGGTTGGAACGTTTAGACGTTGATAAAATAAAGATTTTCTTAACGTATGATGACCTAAGTGAGCGAGGCTTATCAAAGGAAGATTTATGGCTCGATGTACCTAAGGTTCATGATTTATTTAGAGATTTAATGCTTGAAGCTAACGATGAGTTAGGCTTTAAAGCAGATGGCCCAGTGGCTGTAGAAGTGTTTTCGTTACCAGCGCAAGGCATGGTAATAATCGTAACAAAGGGGAATCCAGAAGAACAGGATATTGACGATGACTATGATGATGGATATATAGAGATGCAAGTAACTCTTGATGAAAGCGATGAAATCTTTTATGAATTTGAAAATTTTGAAGATATAATTGGGCTAGCATCAAGATTATATCCATTCGGCGTTACTGCTGGAACACTTATTTCATTTAATGATAAATTTTATTTACGATTTGATGAGCATGATATTTATGGCATTAACGAAGAGTCATTAATCGCCATTCTTGCTGAATTTGGAAACCCTTCAACGATTACATCCTATCGGGTATTTGAATACGGTAAGGTTCTTATGGAACTAGAGGCGATATACCGTACCTATCACACGTTTATTAATCGAAAAAAATAA
- the prsW gene encoding glutamic-type intramembrane protease PrsW → MLSLITAAAAPGLALLSYFYLRNGYGLQTIGQVTKSFIMGILLVFPVMVLQYAFIEEGFFLAPIYKAFILSGLIEEFFKWFLLFFVSYKHGNFTKPYDGIVFGVSLSLGFATAENLFYLFAYGIETALGRALLPVASHAIFGVMMGYYLGRARFELDKNKWLILSLVIPILIHGGYDYILIISADIFIYTMIPLMIALWWLALSKVKQANERQVL, encoded by the coding sequence GTGCTGTCTTTAATTACAGCCGCAGCCGCACCAGGTTTAGCACTTCTTAGTTATTTCTATTTGAGGAATGGTTACGGCTTACAAACAATAGGTCAAGTTACAAAAAGCTTTATTATGGGAATACTATTAGTGTTTCCTGTTATGGTTCTACAATATGCTTTTATTGAAGAAGGCTTTTTCCTTGCTCCTATTTATAAAGCTTTTATTTTAAGCGGCTTGATTGAGGAATTTTTTAAATGGTTTCTTTTGTTTTTTGTTTCTTATAAACATGGGAACTTTACCAAGCCTTATGACGGGATTGTATTCGGTGTATCACTATCGCTAGGTTTTGCAACAGCAGAAAATTTATTTTATTTATTTGCGTATGGAATTGAGACAGCTTTAGGTAGAGCGTTGCTGCCAGTTGCTAGTCATGCAATTTTTGGAGTAATGATGGGTTATTATTTAGGAAGGGCGAGGTTTGAGTTGGATAAAAATAAATGGCTTATTTTATCCCTCGTAATCCCTATATTAATTCATGGTGGATATGATTACATACTAATCATATCAGCAGACATCTTTATCTATACGATGATACCGTTGATGATAGCTTTATGGTGGCTGGCTCTATCAAAAGTAAAACAAGCAAACGAGCGTCAAGTTTTGTAA
- a CDS encoding asparaginase — MKKILIIHTGGTIAMKEDETGSVKPNTENPLFSTIDSISDKASIIVDDFLNIPSPHMTPTHMVDLANRIKEKIAREAIDGIVVTHGTDTLEETAYLLDLLVHTSIPIVITGAMRSSNELGSDGPHNLISSIQTASNSEAHGKGVLVVFNDEIHTAKNVTKTHSSNISTFQSPQYGPIGIVTRRGVFFHHTPLKRECFQVDKLTKKVALLKTYAGMTGDIIKAIADTKIDGLIIEAFGQGNVPPSITTELKELVEKEIPIVLVSRSYSGIVQDTYGYEGGGRKLKEMGVIFTNGLNGQKARLKLMTALETTTNLEELQEIFLR; from the coding sequence ATGAAAAAAATACTGATTATACACACTGGTGGTACGATTGCAATGAAGGAGGACGAAACTGGTTCTGTCAAACCCAACACAGAAAACCCCCTCTTTTCTACTATTGATTCTATCTCAGATAAAGCATCTATCATTGTCGATGACTTTCTTAATATTCCTTCTCCTCATATGACACCTACTCATATGGTCGATTTAGCAAATCGAATAAAAGAAAAAATAGCAAGAGAAGCGATTGACGGTATAGTTGTAACTCACGGTACAGATACGTTAGAAGAAACTGCCTATCTGCTTGATTTACTTGTTCATACGTCCATACCAATCGTCATTACAGGTGCGATGCGCTCGAGTAATGAGCTCGGCTCTGACGGACCACATAATTTAATTTCTTCTATTCAAACAGCTAGTAATTCAGAAGCTCATGGTAAAGGTGTACTCGTAGTTTTTAATGATGAAATTCATACGGCAAAGAATGTAACAAAAACTCACTCTAGTAACATTTCAACTTTCCAAAGTCCTCAATATGGACCAATTGGGATAGTCACAAGAAGAGGAGTCTTCTTTCACCACACCCCATTGAAGCGAGAATGCTTTCAAGTAGATAAACTGACAAAGAAAGTCGCACTATTGAAGACATATGCTGGTATGACAGGTGATATCATAAAGGCAATTGCAGACACAAAGATAGATGGACTGATTATTGAGGCTTTCGGTCAAGGGAATGTCCCACCTTCGATAACAACAGAATTAAAAGAACTTGTAGAAAAAGAGATCCCTATCGTACTTGTTTCTCGCTCCTATAGCGGAATTGTACAAGACACGTATGGATATGAAGGAGGGGGTAGAAAACTGAAAGAAATGGGCGTAATTTTCACAAACGGCCTAAATGGTCAAAAAGCAAGGTTGAAGCTTATGACAGCACTAGAGACAACGACTAACCTGGAGGAATTACAGGAGATTTTTTTACGCTAA
- a CDS encoding IS3 family transposase — protein MSRKGNCLDNSPMESFFGLLKQEMYYGEAKCSYEDLKKRIEDYIFYYNTKRIKQKLAGMSPVQYRIHTNQLAA, from the coding sequence ATGTCACGAAAAGGAAACTGTCTAGATAATTCACCTATGGAGAGCTTTTTCGGCTTACTAAAACAAGAGATGTATTATGGAGAAGCAAAATGCTCATATGAAGATTTAAAAAAGAGAATTGAAGATTATATTTTTTATTATAATACCAAGCGTATAAAGCAAAAATTGGCTGGTATGAGTCCGGTTCAATACCGCATCCACACCAACCAATTAGCTGCTTAA
- a CDS encoding YpdA family putative bacillithiol disulfide reductase, translating to MKEEKVIVVGGGPCGLAAALSLMEQGYDPLVIEKDNVVSSIYRYPTHQTFFSTSEKLEIGGVPFVTEERKPKRNQALVYYRDVVRRKNIRVHPFEKVEKITKESNTSFVIRTSKDSYRATYIVIATGYYDHPNVMGVPGEDQPHVFHYFKEAHPYFDRDIVVIGGKNSAVDATLELEKAGARVTVLYRGSEFSQSLKPWILPEFESLLNNEFIKMDFEANVIEIKENEVIYTVAGEERVAPADFVFAMTGYHPDHQFLKSIGVDIEEETGRPVFNIGSMETNVENIFIAGVIAAGNNANEIFIENGRFHGESIAKAIKERV from the coding sequence ATGAAAGAAGAAAAAGTGATTGTTGTAGGTGGAGGACCTTGTGGCTTAGCAGCTGCACTATCATTGATGGAACAAGGGTACGACCCTTTAGTGATAGAAAAAGATAATGTAGTAAGTTCAATTTATCGTTACCCAACACATCAAACGTTTTTTAGTACAAGTGAAAAATTAGAAATTGGAGGAGTTCCTTTTGTAACGGAGGAACGAAAGCCAAAAAGAAACCAAGCGCTAGTTTACTATCGTGATGTTGTAAGGAGAAAGAACATTCGAGTTCATCCATTTGAAAAGGTAGAGAAAATAACAAAAGAAAGTAATACTTCTTTTGTTATTAGAACTTCAAAAGATAGTTACCGTGCGACCTACATAGTTATTGCAACAGGTTATTATGACCATCCGAACGTGATGGGAGTCCCTGGTGAGGACCAACCACATGTTTTTCATTATTTTAAGGAAGCTCATCCATACTTTGATAGGGATATTGTAGTTATAGGTGGGAAAAATTCAGCTGTTGATGCTACGCTTGAATTAGAGAAAGCGGGAGCGAGAGTAACCGTTCTTTACCGAGGAAGTGAATTTTCACAAAGTCTTAAACCATGGATACTACCAGAGTTTGAATCGTTATTAAATAACGAATTTATTAAAATGGATTTTGAAGCAAATGTGATAGAAATAAAGGAAAACGAAGTTATTTATACAGTTGCTGGGGAAGAGCGCGTAGCCCCGGCTGATTTTGTCTTTGCTATGACTGGATACCATCCTGACCATCAATTTTTGAAGTCAATTGGTGTTGATATAGAAGAGGAAACAGGCCGACCTGTTTTTAATATAGGATCGATGGAAACTAATGTAGAAAATATTTTTATTGCTGGTGTTATCGCAGCTGGTAATAATGCAAATGAAATTTTCATAGAAAATGGACGGTTTCATGGAGAGTCGATCGCAAAGGCAATTAAAGAACGAGTGTAA
- a CDS encoding methyl-accepting chemotaxis protein, which produces MKSAEHATSSSQQLAASAEQTEQSSTQIATTINEVSEGVIKQNDYASSILTMMEESVKEVENGNNHVDITLHNAETSTAIARDGERSIVEAINQIDQTRKIVSSASSSVHALGEYSEKIGDIITIITNISDQTNLLALNAAIEAARAGEHGKGFAIVADEVRKLAEQSSLSAGEITQIIKEIQGETSVAVNLMEKNLLSVEEQVKLIGKGGDSLKVIVKQAEETEAGAKDTKQIFTRLKSNTENVLQSIQEISSIIEESAASSQQVAAGAEEQSATVEEITASASELANMAEQLQEEVNKFKV; this is translated from the coding sequence ATGAAGAGCGCAGAGCATGCGACTTCTTCTTCACAACAGTTAGCTGCAAGTGCAGAACAAACAGAACAGTCTTCAACACAAATTGCTACGACAATTAATGAAGTGTCTGAAGGGGTTATTAAGCAAAATGATTATGCATCATCAATTTTAACGATGATGGAAGAGTCAGTGAAAGAAGTAGAGAATGGAAACAATCATGTAGATATAACATTACATAATGCTGAAACATCTACAGCGATTGCACGAGATGGAGAGCGTTCAATAGTTGAAGCAATCAATCAAATTGACCAAACTCGTAAAATTGTATCTTCTGCGTCAAGTTCTGTTCACGCTTTGGGTGAATACTCTGAGAAGATTGGTGACATTATTACAATTATTACAAATATTTCAGACCAAACAAATTTACTTGCATTAAATGCAGCGATAGAAGCGGCTCGTGCTGGTGAGCATGGTAAGGGCTTTGCGATTGTTGCAGATGAAGTGCGTAAGTTAGCCGAGCAATCAAGTCTATCTGCTGGTGAAATTACACAAATAATAAAAGAAATTCAAGGTGAAACATCTGTTGCTGTAAACTTGATGGAGAAGAATTTACTTTCAGTTGAAGAACAAGTGAAGTTAATCGGCAAAGGTGGAGATTCACTTAAAGTAATTGTAAAACAGGCTGAAGAAACAGAAGCAGGGGCAAAAGATACAAAACAAATTTTTACACGATTAAAATCAAACACAGAAAATGTTTTACAATCTATACAGGAAATTTCAAGTATTATAGAAGAATCAGCAGCTTCCTCCCAACAAGTTGCAGCCGGAGCAGAGGAACAATCAGCCACTGTTGAGGAGATTACAGCAAGTGCATCGGAATTAGCGAACATGGCTGAACAACTACAAGAAGAAGTAAATAAATTTAAAGTGTAA
- a CDS encoding methionine biosynthesis PLP-dependent protein: MNRKELETTLVQIGNRLDERTGAINTPVYFSTAYRHTGIGESTGYDYARTGNPTREVLENAIAKLEHGDRGYACSSGMAAVQTVLSLFKQGDEILASQDLYGGTYRLFEQGWNNWGLTFCYSDPRDLATFESKINERTKALFIETPTNPLMQEADISALAKIAKKYNLLFIVDNTFYTPLLQQPLVEGADIVIHSASKYLGGHNDVIAGLIVAKGEELCERLFMFFNGMGGTLGAFDSWLLIRGMKTLALRMEQHERNAKAIVEYLQQHESVVDVLYPGRGGMMSFRIKKEDWVNPFLQQLKLISFAESLGGVESLMTYPTTQTHADVPEEVRLANGVCNRLLRFSVGIEFVEDLIADLAQAFAYVEENIK; this comes from the coding sequence ATGAACAGAAAAGAATTAGAGACAACATTGGTGCAAATCGGAAACAGACTAGATGAGCGTACAGGAGCAATTAACACACCTGTCTATTTTTCAACAGCTTATCGTCATACAGGAATTGGTGAGTCAACTGGATATGATTATGCTAGAACAGGAAACCCGACAAGGGAAGTATTAGAAAATGCTATAGCGAAATTAGAGCATGGAGATAGAGGGTACGCCTGTAGCTCAGGAATGGCAGCGGTGCAAACGGTCCTTTCATTGTTTAAACAAGGAGATGAAATTCTTGCCTCGCAAGACCTTTATGGAGGCACTTATCGATTATTCGAGCAAGGCTGGAATAACTGGGGCTTAACGTTTTGCTATAGTGACCCACGGGATTTGGCTACATTTGAAAGTAAGATTAATGAGAGAACGAAAGCTCTTTTTATCGAAACACCTACTAATCCACTAATGCAGGAAGCGGACATTTCAGCTTTAGCAAAAATAGCAAAAAAGTATAATCTATTATTTATCGTTGATAACACATTTTACACACCCCTATTACAACAGCCATTAGTAGAAGGAGCAGATATTGTGATTCATAGTGCTTCTAAATATTTAGGTGGGCATAACGATGTAATAGCAGGCTTAATCGTCGCTAAAGGAGAAGAGCTTTGTGAGCGATTGTTTATGTTCTTTAATGGCATGGGTGGTACATTGGGTGCATTTGATTCTTGGCTATTAATTAGAGGAATGAAAACTCTTGCATTACGAATGGAACAGCATGAAAGAAATGCCAAGGCGATTGTAGAATATTTACAACAGCATGAAAGTGTCGTTGATGTTTTGTACCCGGGCAGAGGGGGCATGATGTCATTCCGTATTAAGAAAGAGGACTGGGTCAATCCTTTCCTTCAACAATTAAAGCTTATCTCATTTGCAGAAAGTCTTGGCGGAGTAGAGAGTTTAATGACATATCCTACAACTCAAACACATGCAGATGTACCAGAGGAAGTTCGTTTAGCGAATGGTGTTTGTAATCGATTATTACGTTTTTCAGTAGGAATTGAATTTGTCGAGGATTTAATAGCAGATTTAGCACAAGCATTTGCATACGTTGAAGAGAATATCAAATAA
- a CDS encoding NAD(P)-dependent malic enzyme, with translation MDRLREEALKLHKENQGKLRVASKVPVENAKDLSLAYSPGVAEPSKEIAENTELVYDYTFKGNTVAVVSDGTAVLGLGDIGPEAALPVMEGKAVLFKTFAGVDAFPVCLNTKEVEEIIQIVKAIAPTFGGVNLEDIAAPNCFVIEQRLKEELDIPVFHDDQHGTAIVTAAGLLNSLKLVNKEFTSIKVVINGAGSAGIAIVKLLKELGVSNIIMCDSKGAIYEGRAYGMNSMKEEVARYTNNNRQEGSLEEVLTDADVFIGVSVAGAMTEEMVRKMNDNPIIFAMANPTPEIMPELAKSVGVKVIGTGRSDFPNQVNNVLAFPGIFRGALDVRASDINEEMKIAAVYAIANLIDEEDLTDDYVIPAPFDARVAPAVASAVAEAAIRTGVARKIVNPIEVEKNTRELVKVTSSNKEKFPI, from the coding sequence TTGGATAGATTAAGGGAAGAGGCGTTAAAACTGCATAAGGAAAATCAAGGGAAGCTTCGTGTAGCGTCAAAGGTACCAGTTGAAAATGCTAAAGATTTAAGTCTTGCTTATTCACCAGGGGTAGCAGAACCTTCTAAGGAAATAGCTGAAAACACGGAACTTGTCTATGATTACACGTTTAAAGGGAATACAGTAGCTGTTGTTTCTGATGGAACTGCTGTCTTAGGGTTAGGTGATATTGGACCGGAAGCAGCTCTCCCAGTAATGGAAGGAAAGGCTGTTCTATTTAAGACATTTGCAGGTGTAGATGCTTTCCCAGTCTGTCTTAATACAAAGGAAGTTGAAGAAATAATCCAAATAGTAAAAGCGATAGCACCGACTTTTGGTGGGGTCAACTTAGAAGATATTGCTGCACCAAACTGTTTTGTTATAGAACAACGACTAAAGGAAGAATTAGATATTCCGGTGTTCCACGATGACCAACATGGAACTGCAATTGTAACAGCAGCCGGATTGTTGAATTCTCTTAAACTAGTGAATAAAGAATTTACATCAATTAAAGTAGTTATCAATGGAGCTGGCTCAGCAGGTATCGCGATTGTTAAGTTGCTTAAAGAGTTAGGTGTATCAAACATCATTATGTGTGATTCTAAAGGTGCTATATATGAAGGAAGAGCGTATGGTATGAATAGCATGAAGGAAGAGGTTGCTCGTTACACTAACAATAACCGTCAAGAAGGTTCACTTGAAGAAGTTCTTACGGATGCAGATGTATTTATTGGTGTATCGGTTGCAGGAGCAATGACAGAAGAGATGGTAAGGAAGATGAATGATAATCCGATAATCTTTGCGATGGCAAATCCAACACCTGAGATTATGCCAGAACTTGCTAAGAGTGTCGGAGTGAAAGTAATAGGAACAGGGCGTTCGGACTTTCCTAACCAAGTAAATAATGTTTTAGCTTTTCCAGGAATTTTTAGAGGAGCATTAGATGTACGTGCTTCTGATATTAACGAAGAAATGAAAATTGCGGCTGTATATGCTATTGCGAATTTAATAGATGAAGAAGATTTAACTGATGATTATGTTATTCCTGCACCATTTGATGCAAGGGTTGCCCCCGCTGTAGCAAGTGCTGTAGCAGAGGCAGCGATACGAACTGGTGTTGCAAGAAAAATAGTTAACCCTATAGAAGTGGAGAAAAATACTCGTGAACTTGTTAAAGTAACAAGTTCTAATAAGGAAAAATTCCCTATATAA